The following nucleotide sequence is from Anaerococcus sp. Marseille-Q7828.
AAAAGCTCTACACAAGCCAATATAATAGTACATGTTTAATAAGGAGTGACTACTAAATTGGTTGTCAAACATTATTCTTTTGTTATTAAATACCAATAAAATAGTTTCTGAATTGGAATCTATTTTAATTCTAAAGTCCTCATCGAGATTTTCATCGATATCGTACTCAAATAAATCTATAGGATTATTAGAAATAGCTTCCATTGTTACTAGATTAGAATATCCTAAAATCGCATATCTTTCCGCTTCAATCATGCCTTTAAAATTTGTATAAAAATCGTTCAATTCATCACAAAGCAAGAATGATATATTTTCTTTAGCATGTATCTGGAGTTGGGCATCGAATTTATTATTTAGATTTATCCTAGAGCTAGGTATTGTAATAGAACCCTCATTATTATTAATTTCAAAAATTTTGCTATCTGTTTCTGAGATTACAAGTATCATAGCTGCTTTTCTATCAATAAGTAAGTTTTTTATAAATTGAGAATTTATTAATGTACTATAATTTATAATATAATTATTATCTATTCTTTCTATATTTTCTATATCTAACTCAATAGTATTGTCTATATAAGAATCATTATCTAAGGATAAGATTGGATATGGAAATGATGCATTTTTAGTATATATCATTATTAATTCCTACCTTGTAAATGTATTTCAAAGATCTATTACCATTATTAGTAAATTTAAAGATTAAATTAATTTTTTTATTATATATTTTAACATCATAAATTTTATCTTCATCAAATTTATATATGTCACCTGATTTATAATCTGATATTTCTTCATAGCATTTTATAAGATTTAGCTCATCATCATACTCTTTTCCATCGCCATCTATGACTTTTAAACTTATGTCTACGCTATCTATTTTATTAAATTCATCAATATCTAAAAAGTTAATTTCCAGCATTTCATAAGTTCCAGCAACAGCTCTCTTTATTGATTCTGGCTGCATTACAAAAATTCCTTTAGAGCTTTCAGATGTTGTTTTTAGCTTTCTTGGTTTTCTCTTTCTTTTACTTTCTGGAGTACTAGCTTTTTCGCCAGAAGTTTTCCTTTCGGATCGTGATTCTTTTTTCACTCTCTTGTTAATTTTTATATTATCACCACCTATTTCGATAGTTTGTGTACTACTTTTTATAACTCTACTAAAGTCAAGATTTGCCTTGTAAAACAACTCATCAGTATTTAACTTTCCTTGTGGTTGATCATAAACAGAAAGATTTTCATCGATAACTTTTCTAATTTCTTTTTCTATTCCATTAATAAATTTGATAGCTTTGTTTTGACTTTCTTTATCTCTTAGTGATTTAGCACTTATTTCAGTATGAGACTTATTTTCAAGGGTTTTAAGATATTCATCTTCATTTGGTCCACCAATAATTACTGCTGTATAAGGAGCCCTTACTTTGCCAGGAACTTTATGATCTTCAATTTTCATCCCAATTGATCTAAAGATCGCTGTTCGTCCTGAATTTATTTCTTTATCATGTGCCATAAAATACAAATCAAAATTATAACTTTCATTGTACTTAGCTGGCAGCTCTACTTTAATTGGTTGAGCATCATATTCTGTGTATGCTTGGAGATATCTAGGTGTAAATTCAATTTTAAGCTCATCTTCGTCATCAGTTGGGTAAATTTTTTCATCATTTACAAGATTTTTTATAGTATCCTTATTTATGATATATTTTTGTTTATCAAAAATCACTTGAGCAATTAGTTTTTCTTTTAATATTGCTATAAAAAAGTTGTTGATTATAGATTTGACTATATCTATTGGGTCACTAGTAAATCTTATATATGGAATGATTATTTTTAGACCACGAGTACTCTTATGAAAAATCTCATGGAAATCTTTATTTATTAAAGGAATTCTATCTTTCAAGGAGGTGTTTTCAATTAGGAAACCAGTCCCTCTATATGACTTATTATTATATTTGTGGTCAAATAGCTCTACAGAACCACCTAAGTTTTCAACTCCATTTTCATCATGATTAGCAAAATACATTAAATGGATATCGGATGCTGAATTTATAGCTATTTTACCTACACCATGTGAACCTCCTCTGGATTGTTCGCTTACATTGGTTGATGCTCCATGAATACCTGTGTTGTACGCATAAATTTCATATGGAGTCAACACATCTGTAGTTTTTGAAGTTGATAGACCAGTCGTGTTTCTGTCTTCAAGAGTTAGAACATCAATAGTTGACAATTTTTCTAATTTTTTCATGTGGTCAGTTATTTCTAAAGTATAGTTATTTCCTGGATTCAGAGATTTTATGTGTTCAAAAACACTTTCAATACCTGGCAAGTCTTTTTTTTGCACCGAAGTGCTGCTAATAATAACTTCAACTGGTTTAGTCATATCAAGCTGAGCATCAAGTGAATTTTGAACTACTTCTCTAATTGTAGACTCAGAAGTAAATTTCTTTGTTGAATTATCACCAATTATGTCTCTGAAGTATTCTAAGCTTTGATTAAAACTATGACTTTGAGTATGTTCTGTACCAATAAAGGCGAATATTTCTTTCATAAACTATCCTTCCAAATTATAAATAGTGTTTAATTTATATTATTTTTAAGCTATTGCAAAGACGGTATATTCTTCATAGTATAATTAGATCATAAAAACATCATTTGATCAAATTTTATAGTTACATTAGTGTAAGAAGATCTAAGATATAAACTTCAAAGCCATTGACTAAGAAAAAAATTGATCATATAATACGATCAAAAATTAGGAGGGATTATGAAAGTTTCTTATAATAGAATTGAGTATCTTGAAAGTGAAATAGAGGTTGATGAGATTGTTTTGTACGAGAATTTTGATGGGGATTTGATTTCATATATTAGATTTTATGAGGACCAGTCAGAGGATTCCTACGAGAAAATCCAAAGGGTTGGAGTTTTTGATATTGGTATTGAGTTACTTTAAATAGATAAAATAACCCAGTGCCCAACATTTTATTCTAGATTTTGAGCATTGGGTTATTTTAATTGCTATAACTTTATTCCTCCCCATTCCTAAAGTTACTCGAACTCATTTGGTACATTTGCCATCTTACTCCTCTGATGGCTACTCCCATGGTGTAGATGTTTTCTGGCAAGGATATGCCGTTCATTGCGTCTCCTATGTGTTGGAGGTGGGCGCCGTTTGCTTTTGCTGCTAGGGCGATTTGTCTTATGGTGTTTTCATCGCTTGTTTCTTGGCTGGTTCCTATGGCTGACATGATGAGGACTTTTTCTTCTATATTTTTGCTTGTGTTGTAGTCATAGACATAGTCTGCTATTTCTTTTAGATCATCTTCGTTAAAGTGTGGGACTGTATATGGTGCTGGGACTAGGAGTATGTCTGTGCCTGCTTTGATGAAGTCTTTGGCTATTTCTAGGTTCATTACAGGTCCGTCCGTTCCTGCAGCGTGCATTTTGCCTGCTATGACAAGGCCTTTGAAGTTTTCTTTGGCTTCTTTTATGGCTTCTAGTATTTGACTATTGGTTACTCCTGTTCCTGGGTTGCCTGTTAGGCATATGAGATCTAGGCCAAGGTCATTTGCTAATTTGTAGTTTTCTATGGATGCAATCCTGCCTTTTGGTAGTTCTTCTCTACTTTGGGTCATTTCTGCATTAGTATCTACTGGCTCTAGGTTGACTCCTAGGGGTCTGGATGTTGCGCGTTTTAGCCATGCCAAGTGATTTGATGCTTCTTCTGGTACGCCGTTTATTGTTGGGTTTTCTAGGTCTAGGGCATTTAGTAGTAGTATGTCTGCTCCAAAGGCTCTTTCTATTTCGGCATTTGTAAGTCCTCCGATATAGGGTTGGGCTGATACGACTGATTCTGATACTATTACCCTGCCTTCTGATGCTAGTATGGCTTGTTTTAGTTCCATAGGGCTAGCTTTGAGGTAATCTGCTCCTTGGTAGTTTAATAATCTTTTCATTTTATTCTCCTTTTTGATATTTTACCCAATTAAGATCTAAGTATTAAATTGGGGGGTATATTATAATTAACAATATTAGCCAGAGAATCTATTTTCCAATAACATAAAGGGGTGGTATAAATGAAAAACAAATATAGAAATCTAAGACTCATTCTCTTTGTGATTTTCACTATAATGTATTATGTTCTTGGGGTGTTTTTTAAGGATGATAACTTAAAATGGATTTTATATATTGCTTTAATAGGAAGTATTGTTCTTGGAATTTCGCTATTAATTTTTGATATTAGAAAGTTAGAAACTAATAAAAAAAGACTTTTTTCGTTTCTATTATTGCTTATAATATCCTTATCCCTACAATATATGCTAGAAACTTATTTCTATAATTTTAACCTATCTGTAAAAATTATAATGATAATAGCCTTTATAATTTTTTATAGCCTTTATATTAATTTTGAAGTATTTACAATCAAATATAAGTAAACAAATAAAGAAAGACCGGTTATCCAGTCTTTCTATTTTTTAAATATTCTTATTTACCCAAAAGTTTTACAAATTCATCATATACTGCTTGAACTTGTGGTCCTATGATTACTTGGACTGCTTTTGGACCTGGTTTCATAATTCCTGCAACGCCAGCTTCTTTGATTTTGTCGTCATTTACTTTTGCTGGATCATTTACTGTTAGACGTAGTCTTGTTGTACAATAGCTTGTTGTATCAATATTTTCTGCTCCGCCTAGACCTTGTAAAATTACCTTTGCTGTATCAGCATATGATCCTTTTACTGTGGCTTGTTGTTCTTTTGCTTCTTGATCAACTGTCTTATCATCTGAAGAAACTTGGCCACTATTTTGAGATTTTGAGCTTCTACCTGGAGTAGCTATATCCCATTTTTCTATTAGAACCTTGAATAGGAGATAATAGATTGCAAAGAATACTAGACCCATTACAAGTAGTATCCAAATTTTTTGTGCCATTGGGTTTTTTGATGATAGCAATAAGTCAATAAGTCCTGCTGAGAAACCAAATCCTGCATATGCTTTTAGTTGTGCTGCCAAGAATACTGATATACCAGTTAGTAGAGCGTGTACAAAATATAATTGTGGCGCTACAAACATAAAGGCAAATTCTAGTGGTTCTGTTACACCTGTTAAGAATGATGCTAATGCACCTGCAATCATAAGAGCCTTAGTAGTTTTTTTGTTACTCTCATCAGCTCTTTGAGCTATAGCTAGAGCTGCACCTGGCAAACCAAACATCATTATTGGGAAGAATCCTGCTTGGTACATACCTGGATGATAGGTTGCTGTAATTGATTCTTGTACGTTATTTAAGAAATTTGGTATATCGTTGATATCAGCAAGTCCAAACCAGAATACTTGGTTTAGGGCATGGTGAAGTCCTGTTGGAATCAATAGTCTGTTAAAGAATCCATATAATCCAGCACCAAGAGCTCCCATTCCAGTTAGTGTTGTACCAAATTTTACTAGACCAGCATAAATGAATGGCCATAGGAAAATTAGAATTATTGATGCAATTAGAGCATATAGGGATGCCATAATTGGCACAAGTCTTCTTCCTGAGAAGAATGCCAAGAAGTCTGGAAGTTTTGTTGAGTGGAACCTATCGTAGGCTTTGCCGCCCAAGACCCCGGATATAATACCTATAAGTACGTTTTTGTTGTTGATGGCATCAAATGCTGCAACTCTAAATGGATCGCTTGCTGTCCATGCTTCGACGTCAATAGACTTAAGTTGGGCAACTGTTGCTGTTGATAGCATCTTTGATAAGGTTAAAAATGCTACAAGACCTGCAAGAGCACTTGCTCCATGATTTTCTTTGGCAATACCAAACGCTATACCTACTGCAAATAGTATTCCTAGATTATCTAAAACTGCTCCACCAGCAGATATGAAAAATGCTGCTATTGGTGAACCTGCACCCCAATCAACAGGGTCAATAAAATAACCAATACCCAAAAGAAGGGCTGCTAGAGGCATAACCGCAACTGGTTGCATTAGGGCTTGACCTAATCTTTGTAGTTTTTCTTTCATAACTACCTCCTCATAAAATATTAATAATGTTAAATAATTACCATTACTTCTCTATATTATCATACTTTAGAGATTTTTTAAATAATTTATTTGACAAATTAGTGTACACCCACGAAAATATAATCCAAAAATTTCACTTTTAGTTTAAATAAAATCTCACCTAGCAAAAAAGTTACTAAGATTGCCATAACTGTTACTATGAGAGGACTTGCATCAACTATGCTTGCCAATAATATGTAGTTTAGCTTGTAAGGATAGATATAGGCAAAGGTCAAATACTTACCAAAACTCCTCGTTCCCACTGGAGAATCACCCTTTAAGATGATATATGTCAGGATGAAGAGCGAGAAATATATGCCCAGGTAGAAATTTTTAGTGTAAACTAAGTAGACTTCTCCAACAAATAGGATAATTGCCAAGGGATAGAGAAACTTGTTTATTGATTTGGCTGGATTGATCCTAGTTGCCAAAACATAGAAGGCAAAGTAGACCAAGAGGTCCTTGTAGTAAAAGTCAAAAGGAATGTAGGTAGTATTGTGCATAGCAAGGTAGAGTAAGAGACCCAAAGCCGCTATAACACTTGTAATATTGGTCCCAAAGATCCTAGATAGGACAAGCTCTATGATAAAAAATATAAAAACAACAAAAATCACATCAAAGAAATTTACAATCAGATACTGGATATCTGTCAATAGATATTTGTCAACTGTAAGTTCAAAGCCCTTGGTGTAAAATATAATGAAAGTTCCATATACTATGAGAGGTAGGGCCATCAATAATACTTTTTTGCTGTCAGCAAAGGAAATATTATAGGCCAGATAGGCTATGATGTAGCAATTGATGAGCATTGTAAGCACATTTGTATTTACTTTTATTTGGTTTGTAAAAAATGGCGCAAGATATGATACTAGCAAAAGCAATAGGGCAAGGCCATCTGCAAGTTTGATTTTATATGTATTCATATGATAATGATATCACGATTTTAATATTTAGGCTATTTCTTATGGTATAATTAAAATTAGCGAGGGATTTATGGCAAGAAATTATAGTGCAAATCGCAGAAGAAGTCACACTCCGCCAAGAAGGAGAAGAATGTCGGTATTACCATATATGTTTTTGGCAATATTAATACTAGTAATTTTTTCTGCAATTTATTATTTTATAAATTTTAATGTAAATAAGAATGTTGAAAAATTGGAAAAGGCTATCAAGACTTATGATGTCACATATCTGGAGGATAATACAGATCGTCTGCCAATAATCTTGGATGTCCTAAGAAAGTCATACTCTGATGATTCGGTCAAACAAGAAGAATTTTATGATGGCAACTTCTCAAATCTAGACCTTGAAGTAATAGAGGTGACCAACAAGTCAAAGGGCAAAGAGGTAAGGCTCAATGTCAAAAACGTCAACTACATAGATATATATGATAGTGTTGAGGGGGATGAGGATCAGACTGTAGTCCACAACAATTATGTCAAAAAACTCCTTACCCCAAGTAAGGATAGGACTGTCATGGAGGCTAATATATTTTTGGAAAGAACCATAAAAGGCTACAGGGTTTATGAAACTAGGGATTTTATCAATGCAATCCTAGGTGGTGCTCTTGAATATGCGGATGATCTACCAAAGATAGAAAAAAATGCCGAAAGTGATAATGAGGATACTAGCAAGGGAAATTAGATTTTCCTTAAGAGAGAGGAAGTCCCATGCTAAAAGACAACTTTTCTATAGAGCAAACCAGAAAGACACTAAAAAAGACAAATCCAGTTTCAACTGTTGTAATTTTATTTTTGCTAATGCAAGTACCAGGGGTCATAATTGACCTTTTGCTTTCCCATATGTTATTGGAAAGTAAAGATTACTCAAATAAATTGGCAAATGCGGATTTTTTTCTGCTTGCCACTTTATTTACCACGCTATTTATAGCCTTATTAGCCTACCTATTTGCAAGATATTACCAAAAACGCAACAAAGAAAGTTTGGGGCTTACAAGTAGTGAGAAGTTAAAATCTTATCTTAAGGGCCTATTAATTGGTATTTTTATGATACTTGCAGTAGCTTTTGTGGCGAAACTTACAGGTTTTGCTGAAATCAGCTTAAATACATCCAAGATATCTTGGTCATTTTTTATAATTTTTGTATTAGGTTGGATTATCCAAGGCTTTGAAGAAGAACTTATCACAAGATCTATTTTGATGAATTTTTTTGCTGTAAACAACGGAGTAATAGGAGGGATAATAATAAACAGCCTGCTATTTGCTATCTTACATATGGGCAATACAGGTTTTGGCATCCTAGCATTTATAAATATAATGTTAATGGGTATTTTGTTTTCTCTGCTATTTTACATATCAGATAATATATTTTTCCCGGCAGCAGCTCACAGCTTTTGGAACTTTGCTCAGGCAAACATATTTGGAATGAGTGTAAGTGGTATGGATGAAGTCAAAAATACTATTTTTAAAACAAAACTTATGGGTGGCGACATCATAAGTGGAGGAGCTTTTGGCTTTGAAGGATCTATTTTTGTGACCCTTGTTGAAATTATAATGATCTTTGTAATAATAAAAATTATAAAAAGAAGAAATCTATACTTAGAAAAAATCAATTAAACTTTAGGCGGTTTCCCGCCTTATTTTTTTAAAAAAATTTGATTTTCTATAAAGTATGGGTAATTTATTATTAACTAATAAGGAGGGAATTTTATGCTCCATGATAACTACTCAATAAGAGAAACTAAGAGAACAATGAAAGATAAAAATCCTGTAATTACTGTTCTTTTACTTCTTTTATTCATGCAATTGCCTATGTTAATAGTTGGTGTTATTTCAGGTTTAGTCATTTCCTTTTCTAATCCAAGCTTAACGGAAAATCCACAATCTATGAGGAATTATTTAAACACCATAGATAGCGAATATAGGTTATTGGGAATGCTATTTTTAACTATTTTAGTCAGCATTTCTGTCTATATTTTTGCAAAAAAAATTCAAAAAAGAAATAAAGAATCTCTGGGACTTACTAGCTCAAATAAATTCAAAAACTACATAAAAGGATTATTGCTTGGCCTAGGAATGATTGGCGGGGTTATTCTCATACTAAAAACCA
It contains:
- a CDS encoding CPBP family intramembrane glutamic endopeptidase translates to MLKDNFSIEQTRKTLKKTNPVSTVVILFLLMQVPGVIIDLLLSHMLLESKDYSNKLANADFFLLATLFTTLFIALLAYLFARYYQKRNKESLGLTSSEKLKSYLKGLLIGIFMILAVAFVAKLTGFAEISLNTSKISWSFFIIFVLGWIIQGFEEELITRSILMNFFAVNNGVIGGIIINSLLFAILHMGNTGFGILAFINIMLMGILFSLLFYISDNIFFPAAAHSFWNFAQANIFGMSVSGMDEVKNTIFKTKLMGGDIISGGAFGFEGSIFVTLVEIIMIFVIIKIIKRRNLYLEKIN
- a CDS encoding haloacid dehalogenase-like hydrolase, whose amino-acid sequence is MKRLLNYQGADYLKASPMELKQAILASEGRVIVSESVVSAQPYIGGLTNAEIERAFGADILLLNALDLENPTINGVPEEASNHLAWLKRATSRPLGVNLEPVDTNAEMTQSREELPKGRIASIENYKLANDLGLDLICLTGNPGTGVTNSQILEAIKEAKENFKGLVIAGKMHAAGTDGPVMNLEIAKDFIKAGTDILLVPAPYTVPHFNEDDLKEIADYVYDYNTSKNIEEKVLIMSAIGTSQETSDENTIRQIALAAKANGAHLQHIGDAMNGISLPENIYTMGVAIRGVRWQMYQMSSSNFRNGEE
- the nagE gene encoding N-acetylglucosamine-specific PTS transporter subunit IIBC, which gives rise to MKEKLQRLGQALMQPVAVMPLAALLLGIGYFIDPVDWGAGSPIAAFFISAGGAVLDNLGILFAVGIAFGIAKENHGASALAGLVAFLTLSKMLSTATVAQLKSIDVEAWTASDPFRVAAFDAINNKNVLIGIISGVLGGKAYDRFHSTKLPDFLAFFSGRRLVPIMASLYALIASIILIFLWPFIYAGLVKFGTTLTGMGALGAGLYGFFNRLLIPTGLHHALNQVFWFGLADINDIPNFLNNVQESITATYHPGMYQAGFFPIMMFGLPGAALAIAQRADESNKKTTKALMIAGALASFLTGVTEPLEFAFMFVAPQLYFVHALLTGISVFLAAQLKAYAGFGFSAGLIDLLLSSKNPMAQKIWILLVMGLVFFAIYYLLFKVLIEKWDIATPGRSSKSQNSGQVSSDDKTVDQEAKEQQATVKGSYADTAKVILQGLGGAENIDTTSYCTTRLRLTVNDPAKVNDDKIKEAGVAGIMKPGPKAVQVIIGPQVQAVYDEFVKLLGK